From a region of the Nitrospira sp. genome:
- a CDS encoding response regulator, whose translation MSKIVVVDDSYAELQLIESYLKAAHHTVLSFSTADGLEDKIASEKPDLIVLDVVMPGRNGFQACRDLKNDARFKNIPIVLCTSKGQESDKFWGQQQGANGHVVKPFKSEDLLQAVKLALG comes from the coding sequence ATGAGCAAAATCGTGGTCGTCGATGATTCATATGCAGAACTGCAGCTTATCGAGTCATATCTCAAGGCTGCCCACCATACCGTCCTGTCGTTCTCAACCGCAGACGGTTTGGAAGATAAGATCGCCTCTGAGAAGCCGGACCTCATTGTCTTGGACGTGGTGATGCCGGGTCGGAACGGATTTCAGGCGTGCCGGGATTTGAAGAATGATGCTCGATTCAAGAACATCCCGATCGTGCTGTGCACCTCGAAGGGACAGGAAAGCGATAAATTCTGGGGGCAGCAACAAGGAGCCAACGGTCACGTCGTAAAACCCTTCAAATCGGAAGACCTTCTGCAGGCGGTGAAGCTAGCGCTTGGCTGA
- a CDS encoding purine-binding chemotaxis protein CheW, translating to MGRETMDPLCNLPQLSPDATLEQARSTGTLRVCLITLGGRSFAIDLGHVREVFKLESITPVPGMPATLVGVANLRGTIIPLADLRSTLGTSIMADVQKYAVIVRHGAQQVGILIDEVPEIRTIDIDDLSSPSVRDAAVDHPFLSRLFKAENNVRGMLEVSRLLASVEEVSGDARVSVHGKHDGSDGATGTGSYLGR from the coding sequence ATGGGCCGGGAGACGATGGATCCACTCTGTAACTTACCCCAGCTTAGCCCAGACGCAACACTGGAGCAGGCAAGATCGACAGGTACCTTGAGAGTCTGCCTGATCACACTGGGAGGAAGAAGCTTTGCCATAGACCTAGGCCACGTTCGTGAAGTCTTCAAACTTGAGTCGATCACGCCGGTGCCCGGCATGCCCGCAACGCTGGTTGGCGTCGCCAATCTACGCGGGACCATTATCCCCCTGGCCGATTTACGGTCGACTTTGGGTACATCTATTATGGCGGACGTCCAAAAATATGCGGTGATCGTACGACATGGCGCTCAACAAGTCGGTATCCTGATCGACGAGGTGCCCGAAATCCGCACCATCGATATTGACGACCTGTCGTCCCCATCGGTCCGTGATGCGGCTGTCGATCATCCGTTTCTTTCCAGGTTGTTCAAAGCCGAAAACAACGTGAGGGGCATGCTGGAAGTGTCGCGATTGCTGGCCTCGGTGGAGGAAGTGAGCGGCGACGCTCGTGTGTCCGTGCACGGTAAGCATGACGGGAGCGATGGCGCGACCGGCACCGGATCGTATCTCGGTCGGTGA
- a CDS encoding methyl-accepting chemotaxis protein: MAKQGRARKWSIMAWFKNLRTLPKLLIGFSVIIMGMMGIGLIGLLGLDRLKGELRSIYDESTVGVSNAAVSSTNLSLYHNALLSVAHQTQKVDFDEAILPLTELKRRTLRPLETYRPSATHETLDGRRDGQELDVLLFTLREYFAAAESAVGAFNDSFDPSLTNEQKQSMRELGNTVLSSEVAFWHGRAIWRFQWLTGLIQDLARELNNRGQEAAAYLSNVMLGGAILALVLAITIGYFLARSIVKDIIHVADVATQAAAGNLQARARLESDDEVGHMAKAFNIMLDRITALVSTEEERDMMQKRLVQFLVLVSDVGKGDLTKRGEVTADMFGNLADGFNLMIQRFAQLMKQVRESAERVNRSAGALRDNAGQMAGTAKHQADESMKTLGAVEQLTVSMRQVAETAEASSESARQVLKATENGGIAVQETVQDMQRIRSAVQRMSKQVKALGDRSLEISQIVSTIRDIANQTNLLALNAAIEAAGAGEAGARFAVVADQVRKLAESSTQATREVADLVKVIQSETQHAVVSMEHETQAVEAGSASALRTGDVFKEISTIAQRSAELAQSIASAAANQTASTDQVGRSIKDFTGGAVATQKATDSARATVEDMVKLAESLTASVSQFKLV, encoded by the coding sequence ATGGCGAAGCAAGGTAGGGCACGGAAGTGGTCGATCATGGCATGGTTCAAGAACCTGAGAACCTTGCCCAAGCTCCTGATTGGGTTCTCTGTGATTATTATGGGCATGATGGGAATCGGTCTGATCGGCTTGTTGGGGCTCGATCGGCTGAAAGGCGAACTGCGGTCCATCTATGATGAATCAACGGTGGGAGTTTCCAATGCCGCCGTCAGCAGCACCAATCTCAGCCTCTACCACAATGCGCTCTTGAGCGTCGCACATCAAACGCAGAAGGTCGATTTTGACGAGGCGATCCTCCCGCTCACTGAATTGAAGAGGAGGACTCTTAGACCTCTTGAGACCTACCGACCATCCGCCACGCACGAGACTTTGGACGGCCGTCGTGACGGGCAGGAGTTGGACGTTCTCCTGTTCACCTTGAGAGAGTATTTTGCCGCCGCTGAAAGTGCGGTCGGGGCCTTCAACGACAGTTTTGATCCTTCCCTCACGAATGAGCAAAAGCAGTCGATGCGAGAGTTGGGCAACACAGTGCTGTCCAGCGAAGTGGCCTTTTGGCATGGCCGCGCGATATGGCGTTTCCAATGGCTGACGGGACTCATTCAGGACCTTGCGCGGGAATTGAACAACCGTGGACAGGAAGCGGCTGCCTATCTGAGCAACGTGATGTTGGGGGGAGCCATTTTAGCTCTGGTCTTGGCCATCACCATCGGGTACTTCCTGGCCCGCAGTATCGTCAAAGACATCATTCATGTGGCCGATGTCGCCACACAGGCGGCCGCAGGAAATCTTCAGGCTCGAGCAAGGCTTGAAAGCGACGATGAAGTGGGCCATATGGCCAAGGCATTCAACATCATGTTGGATCGGATCACGGCTCTGGTGTCGACGGAAGAAGAGCGGGATATGATGCAAAAGCGTCTGGTGCAATTCCTGGTACTCGTGTCCGATGTCGGAAAGGGAGACTTGACCAAGCGAGGTGAGGTGACGGCGGACATGTTCGGTAACTTGGCCGACGGCTTCAACCTGATGATCCAGCGGTTCGCGCAATTGATGAAGCAAGTGAGAGAATCGGCCGAGCGTGTGAACCGATCCGCCGGAGCGTTGCGTGACAATGCCGGGCAGATGGCCGGAACCGCCAAGCATCAAGCCGATGAGTCGATGAAGACGCTCGGCGCGGTGGAACAGCTGACCGTTTCGATGCGCCAAGTGGCGGAAACGGCGGAGGCCTCATCCGAATCGGCCCGCCAGGTTTTGAAAGCCACTGAAAACGGAGGCATTGCGGTGCAGGAAACCGTGCAGGATATGCAGCGCATTCGATCGGCGGTTCAACGCATGTCGAAGCAGGTCAAAGCCCTGGGAGATCGGTCGCTGGAAATTTCGCAAATCGTGTCGACCATCCGAGACATCGCGAATCAGACCAACCTGTTGGCGCTGAATGCCGCCATTGAGGCTGCCGGTGCCGGGGAAGCGGGCGCCCGTTTCGCGGTTGTCGCCGATCAGGTCCGGAAACTCGCCGAAAGTTCGACCCAGGCGACACGCGAAGTCGCTGATCTGGTCAAGGTGATTCAGAGCGAGACGCAACATGCCGTCGTGTCGATGGAACACGAAACCCAGGCGGTGGAAGCCGGATCGGCTTCCGCTCTCCGAACCGGAGATGTGTTTAAGGAAATTTCGACGATCGCCCAACGATCTGCGGAACTTGCCCAAAGTATCGCATCGGCCGCAGCCAATCAAACGGCTTCGACAGACCAGGTCGGCCGTTCGATCAAAGACTTCACCGGCGGTGCCGTGGCAACACAAAAGGCCACCGATTCAGCTCGAGCGACTGTGGAAGACATGGTGAAATTGGCCGAAAGTCTGACGGCATCGGTATCTCAGTTCAAGCTGGTCTGA
- a CDS encoding Hpt domain-containing protein, protein MSSEFDRQNLISIFVLEASDGLAALVKALHSLADALPLPQQLTEQFIVAHRIHGAAALYGYSGVAQLAKRLEMLLEQATGIPPDQWSRAVDVMRNLTQSIQTIVRSIDQGGGEDLETVKRCLESSEGLVEEADGTASSVSQEYVLPALDPEMMSYFIPEAEGYLETIDELIRVLRTEPENEDAIYRLFRAVHTLKGSAYTISFQVIGDVAHPMENGMIAIREKRLQLQGQLLETITQAAGTIRLILQRDLANVPRLQHEVPRLIHVLIQMCERAGTAVPAEAVTLDRSSGVPIADQDKLSIELRTSTQDLPDAYLIPDLDPEIISYFVPEAQEYLEMLEANLLRLDKDPQNGELINQVFRTAHTLKGSAYTVGFQSIGDLTHHVEDFMGSVRDERLKVLPGHTDLMLRSIDVVRVLMRRDHNTVSRTRQRFDEARSELKRLGQDAVNETASARPPEHAPDLAGRHQEEAGEHHGQGKPFETRSAEDREVIRVSYARLERLMNLVGELVIGRGRLEQRLRVLEQLSQQVLIFKTRLADSVQSFSDKHMFTYQEAPSHSPEASGQGFQGLGDFGSLELDKYDDFNILARRIGEVTADISESMSQLNGSIRTAHDDMSQLQQLTLLMRDEIAHARMVPIGTPFTRFRRAIREIARASNKEVTLVTSGEHTEVDTGIVERLVEPLVHLVRNAVYHGIESAADRIMKGKPAAGTVYLHAAHRGNSVIIEVEDDGAGLDLSKIRAKALKMGLIKAAQLQTMSDAEALQLIFLPGFSTAEKVGDQAGRGVGLDVVKRVIEGMKGHIDVESEPGVGTKFTLSLPLTLLIATALLVRAGTERYAIPLPNILEVTLPTADSLQQHDDRMLLKLGDQSIEVHPLHHLLRRERGHTDWLKPVVIVRTPIGPVGLAVDELLGRQEIVIKSLGSLKPLEYSFFGGATIDPEGRVILVIDPARLFSREAIESIALETLSTTGLPADHAPTQETERDDRPESHVLLIDDSLSIRKFVGRMLESAGYRIDTAVDGEDGLRKALTNSYRLIITDLEMPKLNGFEVVQALRSRPETRQTPVVVMTTRAGDKHHQMAINIGANSYIAKPVEERMLLQEVERWVGRAPALRK, encoded by the coding sequence ATGAGCTCGGAGTTCGACCGGCAAAATCTCATCAGTATTTTTGTTCTGGAAGCGTCAGATGGACTGGCGGCATTAGTCAAGGCATTACATTCTCTCGCCGACGCCCTTCCCTTACCACAACAACTCACAGAGCAGTTTATCGTGGCCCACCGTATCCATGGGGCGGCTGCCTTGTATGGGTACAGCGGAGTCGCACAGTTGGCCAAGCGTCTGGAGATGCTGCTGGAACAAGCAACCGGCATCCCGCCTGACCAATGGTCACGGGCGGTGGATGTGATGCGGAACCTTACGCAAAGCATTCAAACCATTGTACGGTCCATCGATCAAGGCGGCGGCGAAGATCTGGAGACGGTGAAACGATGCCTGGAATCGAGTGAAGGCCTGGTGGAGGAAGCCGACGGCACGGCATCGTCCGTGAGTCAGGAATATGTGCTGCCCGCGCTGGATCCCGAGATGATGTCGTACTTTATTCCCGAAGCGGAAGGGTATCTCGAGACGATCGACGAGCTGATACGGGTTCTGCGAACCGAACCGGAGAATGAAGACGCGATTTACCGACTCTTTCGCGCCGTCCATACCCTCAAGGGGTCGGCGTATACCATAAGTTTTCAGGTCATCGGAGATGTGGCCCATCCGATGGAGAACGGCATGATCGCGATCCGGGAGAAGCGCCTTCAGTTACAAGGCCAGCTTCTCGAAACCATAACACAGGCTGCCGGCACGATCCGCCTGATTCTTCAACGTGACCTCGCGAATGTGCCGCGACTTCAACACGAAGTGCCCCGTCTGATCCATGTGCTCATCCAAATGTGCGAACGTGCGGGGACAGCGGTTCCGGCGGAAGCGGTCACACTCGACAGAAGTTCCGGTGTCCCCATCGCCGATCAGGACAAGCTGTCAATTGAACTACGGACTTCCACGCAGGATCTTCCCGACGCGTATTTGATCCCCGATTTGGACCCAGAAATCATCTCGTACTTTGTGCCGGAAGCGCAAGAGTACCTGGAAATGCTGGAAGCCAATCTCTTGCGATTGGACAAAGACCCACAGAACGGGGAACTGATCAACCAAGTGTTCAGGACCGCTCATACGTTGAAAGGCTCCGCGTACACCGTCGGCTTTCAGTCGATCGGGGACCTCACCCATCACGTCGAAGACTTCATGGGCTCTGTTCGGGATGAGCGCCTCAAAGTGTTGCCGGGGCATACGGATTTGATGCTTCGCTCGATCGACGTTGTCCGGGTGCTGATGCGGAGAGACCACAACACCGTGTCTCGGACTCGGCAACGATTCGACGAGGCGCGGTCGGAATTGAAACGACTGGGACAAGATGCCGTCAACGAAACGGCATCCGCACGTCCGCCGGAACACGCGCCCGACTTAGCCGGAAGACATCAGGAAGAAGCGGGAGAACATCACGGGCAGGGCAAACCATTCGAGACCAGATCCGCTGAAGACCGCGAGGTCATCCGGGTCAGCTACGCTCGGTTGGAACGATTGATGAACCTCGTCGGCGAACTGGTCATTGGGCGCGGCCGCTTGGAGCAACGGTTGCGTGTGTTGGAGCAACTGTCCCAGCAAGTCCTGATATTCAAGACTCGGTTGGCGGACTCGGTCCAATCGTTTTCCGACAAACACATGTTTACCTACCAGGAAGCGCCGAGCCATTCGCCCGAAGCTTCCGGCCAAGGGTTTCAAGGACTCGGGGATTTTGGAAGTCTCGAGCTTGACAAGTACGACGATTTCAATATCTTGGCCCGCCGGATTGGAGAGGTCACCGCCGATATCAGCGAGTCGATGTCGCAGCTGAACGGATCCATCCGGACAGCGCATGACGACATGAGCCAACTCCAGCAACTGACGCTGCTGATGAGGGACGAAATCGCGCACGCCCGTATGGTTCCGATCGGCACTCCTTTCACCAGGTTTCGTCGGGCGATTCGAGAGATCGCCCGCGCCTCAAACAAGGAAGTCACACTGGTCACCTCGGGCGAGCATACGGAGGTCGATACGGGAATCGTGGAACGACTCGTGGAGCCCCTCGTGCATTTGGTCCGTAACGCCGTCTATCACGGTATCGAGTCTGCCGCCGATCGAATCATGAAGGGTAAGCCCGCAGCAGGAACGGTCTACTTGCACGCCGCGCATCGCGGCAACTCCGTGATTATCGAGGTCGAGGACGATGGAGCGGGATTGGACTTGTCCAAGATTCGAGCAAAAGCCTTGAAGATGGGGCTGATCAAGGCTGCTCAATTGCAGACGATGTCAGACGCAGAAGCCCTTCAGCTGATTTTCCTTCCGGGATTTTCAACGGCCGAGAAAGTAGGCGATCAGGCAGGGCGAGGCGTTGGGCTGGATGTTGTCAAGCGGGTCATCGAAGGCATGAAGGGTCACATCGACGTCGAATCAGAGCCCGGCGTCGGTACCAAGTTTACCCTAAGCCTTCCGCTCACGCTCTTGATCGCGACAGCGTTGCTGGTTCGCGCAGGGACCGAGCGGTACGCGATTCCGTTGCCGAATATTCTGGAAGTGACCTTGCCCACTGCCGATTCCTTGCAACAGCATGACGATCGTATGCTGTTGAAGCTTGGGGATCAATCAATCGAAGTTCACCCATTGCACCATCTCTTGCGCCGGGAACGGGGCCATACGGATTGGTTGAAGCCGGTGGTGATCGTTCGAACTCCTATAGGACCTGTAGGACTGGCAGTCGATGAACTATTAGGCCGCCAAGAAATCGTCATTAAGTCGCTCGGGTCGCTGAAACCGCTGGAGTATTCGTTTTTCGGTGGCGCGACCATCGATCCGGAAGGACGTGTCATTCTTGTGATCGACCCCGCCCGCTTGTTTTCGCGCGAAGCGATCGAATCCATCGCGTTGGAGACGCTTTCCACGACCGGACTCCCGGCTGACCACGCCCCGACTCAGGAGACGGAGAGGGACGACCGGCCGGAGTCGCATGTGTTGTTGATCGATGACTCGTTGAGCATCCGCAAGTTTGTCGGGAGGATGTTGGAGTCGGCAGGATATCGGATCGACACGGCGGTCGACGGCGAAGATGGCCTCAGAAAAGCGCTGACGAACAGTTACCGGTTGATCATCACCGACCTCGAAATGCCGAAACTCAACGGATTCGAAGTCGTTCAGGCTCTGCGGAGCCGTCCCGAAACGCGGCAGACGCCGGTTGTGGTCATGACGACCAGGGCAGGCGACAAACATCACCAGATGGCGATCAACATTGGAGCCAATTCCTACATCGCCAAACCGGTGGAAGAGCGGATGTTGCTCCAGGAAGTTGAGCGGTGGGTCGGCCGCGCTCCGGCCCTCCGCAAGTAA
- a CDS encoding chemotaxis protein CheW, which yields MSLREQAAETPSLAPPSRLLIVTMGGRFFALDAESVRKLLTEDETGNSGVPQVEGVAYRSIDLADQLALSRDGAGVNTRVVLLSENGSRGSIRVACVHGLMNVQPSQVLPLPSQFCGSERRWYRGMILFEHSVALMLDTRWILENKGLEA from the coding sequence ATGAGTCTCCGCGAACAGGCCGCCGAAACTCCATCGCTCGCGCCTCCGTCCCGCTTGCTCATCGTGACCATGGGAGGACGATTCTTTGCGTTGGACGCGGAGTCTGTGCGAAAGCTGTTGACCGAGGATGAGACAGGAAACAGTGGAGTCCCGCAGGTCGAGGGAGTGGCGTATAGGTCGATTGATCTCGCGGATCAACTGGCATTGTCGCGTGATGGCGCCGGTGTGAACACCCGTGTCGTGCTTCTTTCCGAAAACGGATCACGGGGAAGCATTCGAGTCGCCTGCGTGCATGGACTTATGAACGTGCAACCATCACAGGTCTTGCCGCTTCCCTCACAATTCTGTGGATCGGAGCGACGCTGGTATCGAGGCATGATCTTGTTCGAGCACAGCGTAGCACTCATGCTCGATACGCGCTGGATTCTTGAAAACAAAGGGCTGGAGGCTTAG
- a CDS encoding chemotaxis protein CheW, giving the protein MLRTSGKHQRQEASRSLNLLVFLIGGRRLAMKTQEVAGISPWETSIPVASRTPFVTAVVRRHQVVLPVFDLAKLLRVSVQGSSPLCLTAKHPQGDMAICIDEEIPVLQTLDAAAIQAYRGKDVPAEWSYASGLDEIPILSVHRLGAVA; this is encoded by the coding sequence ATGCTGAGAACCAGCGGGAAACATCAACGACAAGAGGCCTCTCGTTCGTTGAATCTGTTGGTGTTCCTGATAGGTGGCCGAAGGTTGGCGATGAAGACCCAAGAAGTAGCCGGTATCTCACCATGGGAGACGAGCATTCCGGTTGCCAGCAGGACTCCATTCGTTACGGCGGTGGTTCGTCGGCATCAGGTAGTATTGCCGGTCTTCGATCTCGCCAAGCTGCTTCGGGTCTCAGTGCAGGGAAGCAGTCCCTTGTGCTTGACGGCAAAACATCCTCAAGGAGACATGGCGATCTGCATCGATGAGGAAATACCGGTTCTCCAGACGTTGGACGCTGCAGCGATTCAGGCCTATCGAGGCAAGGACGTGCCGGCCGAATGGAGTTATGCCAGCGGCCTCGACGAGATACCGATCCTCTCTGTACACCGACTTGGGGCGGTTGCGTGA